The following DNA comes from Lentibacillus sp. Marseille-P4043.
CAAGCTGGAATCCATTTTCACATAGCAAGTATAATACCGATAATGATGTACTTGAGCCAATTATCAATGGTTTGGTAAGGACATGGGAGGAAGTAAACAAAACCTAAAACACCACCATTCACCAGGAATAATATATGCCTAATGTTAAACAATAATGTTGAACAGGGATTTTCTGTTCCAAACCCCACGAGAGGTGATCAAACATGGCAAATGACAACAATAGTAATGATTTGTTAGTGCCTGGTGCGGAAAATGCAATGGAAAACATGAAACAAGAAATTGCAAATGAATTCGGCGTTCAGCCTGGAGCTGACACGACAGCACGTGAGAACGGATCGGTGGGTGGCGAAATGGTCAAACGAATGATTCAAATCGCCGAACAAAGTATGCAAAATCGAAAATAAATAGCATACACAAAAAGAGGACTCAACCCGAGTCCTCTTTTTGTGTGGGACATGGGGACAGGTTTCTTGTCCCAGTCATGATGAGCGGGCGGCAGGGGGTAAACAGTCGATGGGACATGGGGTCAGCGAATTGTTCCCAAAAAAAAGCAATGGGACAACTAACCTGTCCCCATGTCCCAACTTTGTGATAAAATGGAATTGTCTAAAACTGGAGGAGGAAATGTTGTGGGGAATAATAATCAGGTTATGAATGGTGCTGAGGAATTTTATTTTCTTGGTAATCAAACAGGAGTACTCGTGATTCATGGGTTTACAGGTTCAACACAAAGCATGCGTTTTTTGGGTGAACAGTTGGCTGATGTTGGTTTCACTGTATTTGGGCCAAGGCTTACCGGGCATGGAACTACACCGGAAGATATGGAACAAGCAACATATCACAATTGGATGGAAACGGTTGAAAATGGGTTGAAAAAATTAAATGAGTCATGTTCGGAAGTGTTTGTTACAGGGCTATCAATGGGCGGTACACTCACACTTTACTTAGCAGAGCATCATCCTGAACTAAAGGGAATTATGCCGATTAACGCTGCAACACATATGCCTGAAATGAATGCTGCATACAAGGATTTATCTTCTACAGATACGAGATTTGTTGATGGGATTGGTTCCGATATAAAAAAAGAAAATGTAAAAGAGCTCGCTTATGCTAAAACACCAGTGAAATCGATGAGAGAACTTATAACTTTGTCAGAACAGGTTCGGAATAATTTGGGGAAAATTAACATGCCTACCCTTATTTTTTCGTCAGTAGAGGATCATGTCGTACCACCGGAGAATTCACAAGAAATTTTTGAAACAATTTTAGCAGAAGACCGAAAGCTTATTTCATTGGATAACAGTTATCATGTTGCAACACTTGATAATGACAAAGAACACATTGCTGAAAAATGCATTGAGTTTGTCAAGGAAAAGAGTGCTTTATAGTAGCACGATTCCAAAATAAGCGGAAAACCTAACACTAAATAAGGAGACTTTTGCATGAAACTAATCGATACACATTGCGATGTTTTATTAAAATTGCAGCTGGCTAAAAGAGGACAAGCATTTGATATGGAGCCTTTGTCCTTTAAAAATTCAACCCAATTGGACAGCAATTTACAACGCTTAAAGCAAGGAAATGTCATGGTACAGTTTTTTGCCATATTCATCCACCCAGAAGTACCTTCAGATGAGAAATGGCAGCATGCATTGGAACAGATTGATTTATTTTATTCTGAAGTACTTGGGAAAAATCCTGAAATGAAACATATTAAAAAATGGGGAGATCTAGACGACCTTAACGAAGATGAAATAGGTGCAGTTCTAACATTAGAGGGAGCAGATGCTTTTGGCAATGACCTAGTTAAACTGCGACATCTTTATCGATTAGGTGTTTTATCAATTGGATTGACATGGAATAATGCTAACCTGTGTGCGGACGGTGCAGGGGAGCCTCGTGGTGGTGGCTTAACACTGCTTGGTAAAGAAGTCGTTACATATAACAATGAGCATAATGTTTTTACCGATGTCTCACACGCCACTGTAAAAGGGTTTTGGGATATTATGGAACTAGCAGATTATCCAATTGCGAGTCATTCCAATGTAAGGGCACTAACTGATCACCCGCGTAATTTATATGATGACCAGATAAAAGCAATGTTTGAAAAAAATGGACTTATCCATGTCGTTTTTCATCCACTTTTCACAACTGGTAATGAACAAAACGCAACAATTTCAGATCTTATTAAACATATTGATCATTTATGTTCACTTGGCGGGGTTTCACAAATAGGTTTTGGTTCTGATTTTGATGGAATAAGCAGTTATATTAACGGCCTTGAAAATGCCGCGACCTATCAAAATATCATCAATGAACTGTTGAAACATTACACAGAGGACCAGGTCAGAGGATTTGCTTCGCGAAACTTTTTGGATCATCGGCCGAACATAGGAAAAAGTCTTCGCTGATGCCAGTTTCACATAATGTTAAACGGCAACTAAAATGATTCACCGTCTATATAATTCCGCTATTTTAAATAAAATGATTGTTGACAGCGTTTTCAGTTTGATTTACAATTGTTGATAACAAGTTAATGACGTGGTGGAGATTTGGAGACCCACATTTCGGTAATACTTTCCTTAGGGAAGGTGTGTTACAGAAGTGTGGGTCTTTTTTCTTATACACAAAAAGGTTTCTTGTTGTTGCAAAAAGGTTATTAGTAAACAGAGGGGTGTATACGATGTCCGAGTTTTTAGCTGAATTAATCGGAACAATGATTCTGATTATTTTAGGTGGTGGAGTTGTTGGTGGTGTAGTTCTAAAAGGATCGAAAGCTGAGGGATCTGACTGGATCGTCGTAACGGTCGGTTGGGGTCTAGCCGTTGCGATGGGGGTATATGCGGTTGGTAATTTTACTGGCGCTCATATTAATCCCGCTGTGACACTAGGGTTCGCAGCTGCTGGGGACTTCCCATGGTCAAAAGTTCCAATGTATATTAGTGCACAACTAATTGGGGCGATCATTGGTGCAGCTATCGTCTTTTTAAATTATTTACCACATTGGAAGGAAACAAAGGACCAAGCGGCGAAATTAGGAGTAT
Coding sequences within:
- a CDS encoding alpha/beta-type small acid-soluble spore protein produces the protein MANDNNSNDLLVPGAENAMENMKQEIANEFGVQPGADTTARENGSVGGEMVKRMIQIAEQSMQNRK
- a CDS encoding alpha/beta hydrolase, which encodes MGNNNQVMNGAEEFYFLGNQTGVLVIHGFTGSTQSMRFLGEQLADVGFTVFGPRLTGHGTTPEDMEQATYHNWMETVENGLKKLNESCSEVFVTGLSMGGTLTLYLAEHHPELKGIMPINAATHMPEMNAAYKDLSSTDTRFVDGIGSDIKKENVKELAYAKTPVKSMRELITLSEQVRNNLGKINMPTLIFSSVEDHVVPPENSQEIFETILAEDRKLISLDNSYHVATLDNDKEHIAEKCIEFVKEKSAL
- a CDS encoding dipeptidase, whose translation is MKLIDTHCDVLLKLQLAKRGQAFDMEPLSFKNSTQLDSNLQRLKQGNVMVQFFAIFIHPEVPSDEKWQHALEQIDLFYSEVLGKNPEMKHIKKWGDLDDLNEDEIGAVLTLEGADAFGNDLVKLRHLYRLGVLSIGLTWNNANLCADGAGEPRGGGLTLLGKEVVTYNNEHNVFTDVSHATVKGFWDIMELADYPIASHSNVRALTDHPRNLYDDQIKAMFEKNGLIHVVFHPLFTTGNEQNATISDLIKHIDHLCSLGGVSQIGFGSDFDGISSYINGLENAATYQNIINELLKHYTEDQVRGFASRNFLDHRPNIGKSLR